The Zingiber officinale cultivar Zhangliang chromosome 9A, Zo_v1.1, whole genome shotgun sequence genome window below encodes:
- the LOC122021227 gene encoding B3 domain-containing protein Os06g0107800-like, giving the protein MESDTNCRELMFEKVVTPSDVGKLNRLVIPKQQAERHFPAPASAGSETTKGVLLSFEDARTGRAWRFRYSYWGSSQSYVITKGWSRFVKDKNLLAGDTVSFARNHQLFFIDCRRQKRTNNVNCYVNCCDNYRPLIRAFSFSFPPLQPLPWSYLRLPPLPPPAGQVQGINSVGHFYEQVAGGSGRAKRVRLFGVNLDCCSESAGIKETTPAGLRLPAASMIRDKSPQL; this is encoded by the coding sequence ATGGAGAGCGATACTAACTGCAGGGAGTTGATGTTCGAGAAGGTGGTGACGCCGAGCGACGTCGGGAAGCTTAACCGGCTGGTGATCCCAAAGCAGCAGGCAGAGAGGCATTTCCCGGCGCCGGCATCGGCTGGTTCCGAGACCACTAAGGGGGTGTTGCTGAGCTTCGAGGACGCTCGTACCGGCCGCGCCTGGCGCTTCCGCTACTCCTACTGGGGCAGCAGCCAGAGCTACGTCATCACCAAAGGATGGAGCCGCTTCGTCAAGGACAAAAACCTCCTCGCCGGAGACACCGTCTCCTTCGCGCGCAACCACCAACTCTTCTTCATCGACTGCAGGCGCCAGAAGCGCACGAATAATGTTAATTGCTATGTCAATTGTTGCGACAATTACAGGCCGCTCATCAgagctttctctttctctttccctCCCCTTCAGCCGCTCCCGTGGAGCTACTTACGACTGCCGCCGCTGCCGCCGCCGGCAGGGCAAGTGCAGGGGATCAATTCTGTCGGGCATTTCTACGAACAGGTGGCTGGCGGCAGCGGCCGAGCGAAACGAGTCAGGCTCTTCGGAGTCAACTTGGACTGCTGTTCTGAATCAGCCGGCATTAAGGAGACGACTCCGGCGGGATTGCGGTTGCCGGCGGCGTCAATGATTAGGGATAAAAGTCCTCAACTTTAG